One Desulfuromonas sp. genomic window, CTATCCAGTATAACCGGATGACGTCCGGAAAGGGAGCCGGCGATTACGCTTTTGTCGCGGTTATAATCGCCCGTAACGGCGCCGGATGGCCTTCCATGGTCTTCAGCGGATCATCGGGATCGAGAAAGTCGGCAAGCGATTCCTCAATCATCCACTCGGTCGCCCGCTGCTCATCGACACCGGTCCGGTTGGCATCAACGCACCTGATCTCTGTGAAGCCGCAGCGGGCCAGCCAGATTTCAAGAACCGGTACCGAAGGAATGAACCAGACATTGCGCATCTTGGCATAGCGCCCGGCCGGGGTCAGCACGGTCGTTTCGTCCCCCTCGACCACCAGCGTTTCGAGTACCAGCTCTCCCCCCGGCTGCAGAGCGCCGCGCAACTCGAGCAGATGCTCAAATGGCGACTTGCGGTGGTAGAGGACCCCCATCGAAAAAACCGTATCAAAGCAGTTCAGATCGGCCGGCAGATCCTCGCCGCGCAACGGCAGGACATGGTGCTGCGGGTCAGCCAGGTAACGCTGTATCACCTGGTGCTGCAAAACGTAGAGCATCACCGGGTCGAGGCCGATCAC contains:
- the cmoB gene encoding tRNA 5-methoxyuridine(34)/uridine 5-oxyacetic acid(34) synthase CmoB, encoding RLRTAIAAEFTSRRHGKMAEWQAALNGLPLIEPGPVELKERVAIGPAGAITDCDDFVKKLKVLHPWRKGPFELFGLNIDTEWRSDWKWERLRPHIAPLAGRMVLDVGCGNGYHGWRMRGEGARLVIGLDPVMLYVLQHQVIQRYLADPQHHVLPLRGEDLPADLNCFDTVFSMGVLYHRKSPFEHLLELRGALQPGGELVLETLVVEGDETTVLTPAGRYAKMRNVWFIPSVPVLEIWLARCGFTEIRCVDANRTGVDEQRATEWMIEESLADFLDPDDPLKTMEGHPAPLRAIITATKA